The following is a genomic window from Miscanthus floridulus cultivar M001 chromosome 14, ASM1932011v1, whole genome shotgun sequence.
ttccttagtgttatacacttcataatcagcagaaatagctgattttctaactctttgagacctactaggggccttcacatttggcacatcttctatttgaggctgttgttgctccccctcatcaattcatcctctaggaagacagcgtgtctcgtttccactaactttgtatgtctctctggacagtagaaaacgaaaactttttgacttttctgtgtagccaaacaaatggcaacttactgttttgggatataactttccaatgtttgggttaaacactttagcctcagcagggctccccacaTTCACGGAAGTGGTTTAGCGAGGGTACTCTTTCTAtctacaactcatacggtgttttgggcaccgactttcttgatactctattgagaatatgagtggcagttttaacgcctccattcataggctcaactgtaaggtggagtaacttatcatactgcccaccatatccatcagggtgcgattgattcttttagctactctattctactAAGGTTCATCtagtgtagaatactaggctactttgccattcttttagggtatgccgaccatagtactcccccacggtcagacctgactatcttaatctttaatatcttaaaatTATCCAATAcattttttctttctttgattggataaatatagccataataggagtaatcatctgtgaatgttatgaacggatcataaccatccacactctttacaggaaagttgaccacagatatctgtgtgaataatctataaaattcatgcgcttcatttgtcatctttcttaatcttctttacatacttttcttttatgcattccctgcattgaacttaatctgagagctctaatggaggaagaatatcattcttaacctgtctttctattctccccctcgaaatatggcctaaacgacagtgccataatttcgacaacgcatcgtgagctctcttatgccacctttTCTAGATTAACACTCTGTaaccagctgctttatcaactaagtggcatatgtctttgaagagccagtgaactgactctttattctattgagatattcggtgaccgtgtcacattctgggattgagcccacaattgcaggttcaatcatgttctttatcacagccaaacatttcttgtttgcagtgacccacttcctatgctcaaaaaccataggatatcttttgggattcaaaatccctttctttagttgcctaagtggcatcattctcttttgtctccctcaccggtgccacaacctcagtcgaacacggtgaggtgactacccagtccaccttagacaagatgaaaaccagatCAAAACTTTTATTAACATAAaattaacaccatttgcatgccttgattccaacgttggtcaaaatcaaaacatacaactattcttatacactaattctacatcaccgttgggtaaaaatagaattaatgcataaattattaacttttacaactgttctcatacactaattctacatcaccgttgggcaaaagTAGAATttatgcataaatcattaaaattatcaacttttcttatacactaattctacatcaccgttgggcagaagtagaattaatgcaaaaatcattaaaattatgatattgttattaacaacgttggtcagaaaataacaacatcataatcatgtcaaatctctttttctccaattaaataccacattggttcaaaaataactagagaatcaacattttctttagatgcggaaaaaatctcttttttttctccaattaaataccacattggttcaaaataactagagaatcaACAACTTTACTTTGGTTGTGGAAAAATtctctttttcttgaattttacccataggaattttttttctattttctttaatccattaatcaatttccaggaaataaacatttactggaagaactttctttttctccagttaaataatacgtcggttcaaaatcactggagaatatactttttctttagcagcgaaaaaactttcactcaatttcttgaattttacccatagggaaAAAATATATTTTCTATATTTTCTTTTGAGTCATTTATTCATTTTCCAGAAAATAAAATCTTTACTAGAAAATGAAAAAACAAAACTGATTCAAATTCTCACTTTTCTTTGATCTTGGGCTCAATCTGCCTCTGTCGGCCCAAAACTGGCAAAAGCCAGCTCGGCCCAGCTCACCGCGCACGTGCAGGCCGCAcctaggccacaacctgggcctaggccggcaaagtgGCATCGTCGCGTGCTCCTGCCTGGGCTGAAAGCCGGCCCGTGCTTCCATCGCCGTCAGATTTCATCCGACGACCATCCGTTCATCTCAGCCGAATAAAAACCTCCTTCGGCCGCGGTCAGCAAACCCTAGTGTTCATTCCTTtcgttgctctctctctcttcttcaccgctctctcctctctctctaccTTGCTCTCTCTTCTCAGCGGACCACAACCGAGTGAGCGACGAGAGCGAGTGGAGGCGGTGgagcgaggcggccatggcgccgtcgtcggCCCCCTCGCTGGCGCGCATGCTCCCCaatgggtgagcacgccgccgtcgagcggcctagccacGGTGCCCTTCTTCTCCTGTGCCGGCGAAAGGTTTTCCCGATGCCCGGCGTGTTCTTTCTTTTCCCGTGCCGGCAAAGTAGACTTTCTTCTCCCTTCGgattcgatttctatcttctttcttttcttttcactcgttcacccgaaaaggggatctagggttagggtttggttgaACCCGAttcgtgttttccttttttttgtttgattCGAGTTCTCCAAGATTATCCCCTTTCCCCTCTTTGGATTTGGGTCTgcttttctcttatccgaacaaggatttagatctagggtttggaatCCGACcttccccttttccccttctctgattTGTCTTTGGATCTACCATCCGAATCGGTTCActgttcttccttttcttttcgagttcatccgaatgggaaaatagggttagggttagggttctgacccttctttttctcttcttcttccccaatcGGATCTAGATCTTGTCTGCTTCTCTTTGTTTGACCAATTGgggttagggttcgtgtgccgaccccttttctttgttctttttcttttcgcttgaatttcctttcttttcttttcggattTGATTCCGATTGGGATGAGGGGGTTAGGGTTCTGAATCtcttcccttccccttcttcccccttccccttcttcttttttGGGATTAACCTGATTTGGGATGGGGTTacaaattagggttagggtttcggttaAACCTTTTCTTTCTGAATCtcttcccttccccttctttcCTCTTTTAcctgattagggttagggttacacactagtaacctggctctggtaccaatgttaGAATCGGTGATTACCTCTgtgtgtgtaaccgtagatccggtAAGCCTCTCCTTGTCTTCTCGGTAGATGCACCGTAGCGGGTAGACGCTGGTGCCGCAGTGTAGAAGACGTCCAGCGCGGTGGTGGTGAAGTCCAGTGGCACTGGTGGAGAGACGGCGGTggttggggcacatcccgtcgctggcagcacggtctttagatcggtttagggttactgtaggtgggtgtgccggctcacggcgaacctcgtccaacgagccccgatccccaccttctctatttgtatgtgctgtgcgacaggggcccaccaaccagttagggttgggctcccccgatcagggagcagaggcaagggcccaataggccgttgggccaattggtggagatcaactaacagccTCCTCGGCGGCCGCGGTGCAGGAAGCCATGAATGCCCGAGACGTGGCCTTCGCGGGCCTTTACCGTGGACCGATGGTCGAGCGCCTTTTCTATGGGTGTGACATGGCCTTCGCTCCCTACGGCGAGCACTGGCGCCAGGCGCGACGCGTCTGCGTGCTCCACCTTCTTAGCCAGCGCTGCGTGCTCTCCTTCCAACGCGTTCACCAGCAGGAGACCGCCACCCTGCTCGACCGCGTCCGCGGCGCCGGTCTCGACGACGCCGTGAACCTGAGCCATCTTCTCGTCGTCTACTCCAGCGTCATCCTCCTGAGGGCCGCGTTCGGCAACGACTCCAGCTATGGGCTCGACGGAGAAGGGAAGATTCTTAGGAAGTTGTTGGTCGATGTCGAGGAGCTGTTGGGCTTGGGCACGCTCGGGGAGGTGGTGCCGTGGCTGGCGTGGGTGGACTCGATGAGGGGGGTGCATGCCAAGGCAACATGGATGTTTCATGCACTAGATGGCTTCCTCGAGCGGGGCATCGCAGACCATCGTATGCGGTGCCGTGGAGGCTGGCGGGAGGGagacggcggcgacgacgacagtCACCGCAGCTTCGTGAGCGTGCTGATGGATGTGAAGGAGGAAGAGGCGGGAGGAACCCTGTTTGACACGGTAGCCGTCAAGGCCATCATCCTGGTACGTGTACTCCCTCAGTCCCAAAACAAAACAGTTTTCAATTTGAAACAAATCATTTTTTTtatgtttaaccaaatttataaaaaaatagcaTCAATATttgtctctaaataagtttactaTAGAAATggttttcataattaatctagatacttatttggtatcataaatatttacACTTTTCCATATACATTTGATTAAACTTCAAATCATTTTTTACTCCTTATATGGTCAGAGACAACATGCGACATTTTTCCATATACATTTTTCAGAGCAAAATAGTCCAAGGTGTACTTTAATTCAATTCATTTTCCCAAGTTATCCCTAATAATAAGGTGCAGCATGCACTTTATTCCACGTGTTTGAAAATACATCTTTTAAGTTACACCTTTCTAAAATACAAAATCACTATTGCTCGAGTGTTCGAAGCCAAAAACCCTACTACTTTTTATGATCACACAGGACCTTTTTTCAAATCCAACCTACTCGCAGAACACGTGAAGGCGTGTTCTCTAAGAAAAAAAATCCAACTAACTCAATCCATAAATAAACTTGGGGCAAATTTGACCTCCGCGTGTGCTGGGCCTACTGATGATACGAATGGGGGAGGGAAGAAATTACTATTTTCATGTCCATCTATCACTCACCTCATGTGAGAGTAGATTTTCAGAAACTTCGCTCATGGAGCTATCTAAAAAAACACTCATTTAACATAAAATGGCTCCTGAATTTGACAGGACTCTCTcatcaaataaataaataacattACTATATAGAAAGACAGACTTTTACAGGAGGGAGCGTATATATGCATGCGGGAGCGGGAAGTTGCAACTCGCAACCGGTTGCTAGAAAAGGAAATGGCGAGGGTTGCACGTGTAGAGAGGGTGCCACGCGTTCATGTACAATGCGACTAGTCAAGTTTAATTTTATGTGCATACTTAGAGCAGGTAGAATAATGATTTTATTATTAAGTTAGTCAGTATTTTTGATAATGTGAATGGGAGAACGAAAGAGAAAGATGAGAGCTTGTCCTAATGCAAGCAATAAGCCGAACATGAAAACCTACTATGCAATAGTGGGTCTAGATAACAAGTAGATACGAGgaatataaaaaaattatgacACATGGATAAATATTATAATATAgtaaaaaaattatagtaaataaaaagataattattgtaTAGTTTAGTTTGATTATCAGGTTTGCTCTATGAGCACTGACTATAGTGACATATATATGTGTACTGTGCAGGATATGTTCCTAGCCGGCTCGTCTACGACCGCCTCCATTGTGGAATGGGCAATGGCGGAGCTCATCAACCATCCGGACGAGATGCGCATGCTCCAAGAGGAGATACGCATGGTCATCCATGGCGGCGGCGACAACCAAGTTACCGAGGACCACCTCGGTAAGCTGCGCCACCTCAAGCCGGTGCTCAAGGAGACGCTCCGTCTGCACATGCCGTCGCCGCTCGTGCTGCGGGAGACGGTGGAGGACACCGAGCTGCTTGGCTACCATGTTCCAGCGTGCACCCGCGTCATCATCGACGTCGGGGCCATCTCACAGGACCCCGCCACGTGGGAGCGCGCTGAGGAGTTCCTACCGGAGCGGTGGTTCGGGGACGATGGCGGGCccttggcggcggtggcggggcaCGACTTCACATTCTTGCCGTTCGGTGGAGGGCGGAGAGGGTGCCCTGGTGCTGGGTTTGGCATGGCGAGCGTCGACCTGGTGCTGACGAGCCTGCTGTACCACTTTGACTGGGAGCTACCGGCCGGTGGGGCGTCCACGGTCGACATGGATGAGGTGGGTGGATTGGCCGTGCGGTTGAAGAAGCCTCTGCGTCTGGTCGTTAAGCCATGGTCTCCTTAGTAGGATCGATCATGGTGTCGATCCTACTCTTCTTCATCAGGAAATTAAATAAAGGGCTTAATTATCCGGACAGGCCACGTGTCCTTTATTTATTCACTCGTATCTTATACGTCCATCCATGGTAAAAACCAAAATGTAAAGTTTGATGCATGATTTATATTATTACATGAATCTGTCTAGCCAATAACGGGTTGTTTTAGCTTCTCTCAACAACCAGATTTTCCTCATGCACTCACTGTCTTACGGTTACACtgccttattactatatttacaatgatttcttCGGTGTAAATCATAGGATGCAGTGATGTAATTTGAGGATAATTACAGATCTCATATAATATATACCAAATTTATAAATTATTTTTATGGATTGCAGATATAAAAAAGAATACATGTCAAATACTTCACAAATTCTTcacaaatttcaaaaaaaaaatcctacgccGGTGGAGGCCGGGTCGCGTACGTGGCGAGGGGAAGGTGATGTGGAGCGCGCACGCGGTGTTGTGCTGTTGCACTCGGCCGCATCCGTGCCGCCATGTGCTTGGGTGATTGGGGTGGGGACCGGTAGGACGTGTGTCGACATCCAATGGCATATCGGACGGCCATCACACGCCAACGCACGCCATGGACGGCCAAAAATCCAGTTGTTGCCTTCTTCCAAAACAACCGCATGATGGTTAGCAAATCTGTATTACATATGTGTGTGTTGCTGATAATGTACCTATTGCAGTCTGATCATATGACGATAGATGTGAGGTGCTTCTGATAAACTTGGGCATATTTTTGTGCATTTGCTATTTTCCATTTTTTGATTGACCATATGTTAGTGCcaattgtcgatgtttcaccaccgatatagcctgccacgggggtatccgggacagttgttcgggcttcggtgtaTGCGGAACTTGacagttaacgcaagagacagtcgatttatactggttcgggccctcgtgatcgagtaatagcctttacgtccagtcagcgttagcctttgcattggattgattattGTGATTGTGTCTTACAGGGTTTAGACCATGAGATCTATTCTTATTGTCTCCTCCTGATCtagggagccctgccctcctttatataatcCAGGAGgcaagagtcctagtcggttacaatgtagaagtcctagtaggattacatgataGCAATGTTACTAGGATTATAAGGGAGAAATTCTAgtcggactagatcttctcccttccatgCGGGGTACCCCGGATACTAtgtaccgacaagcccccgagcactgtaTGGTTGAACTTTGGAAGCCTCTTCTTGTTCCTCCGGGTCATGCCGAGTAgaaacaagcatcgtccgagtgctttcttgagtgaaaccatgtagtgcTTCTTGAGAGATCTTCAAGTGGTGtgcatttttttgaaaaagtgcactcactgagtgtagcccccgagccttttgtTGTttagaacaaagagttggagggtcttttcTGCAAACTTCCCaggaaaaataaaaaactttcCTTGAGGATATGTATCCAATAGCCCCCCAACCTATGTCCAAGTACTGGTAGTCGGCGCTAGGATCTAAAAAGAATATACTCAGGGATGCAGGAGTAGTTGAAAGTTTTATAAACTGGGTCTTTCATCCTTGAGTCCAAGCCCCCGAGCGTAGTTGGTCTTTTGCTTTGGTCGTACTTTGGTTTGTGTGACTTCGTGAGTCTTGGCGAGCATTGGTACTAGATCGGCCAGGTTTCTCTTGTCCAAATTTGCTAAAACTCGAGATAGGGCAAGCGTCAGCTTTTGCAGTCTGTTTTGCTCTCATCCATGCTAGGATTAGTCACAGGATTGGGCGAGTGTTGGCTTTTGTAGCCTTTTTGCTCTCATCCAGGTGGAATAACTCGGGATAGGGCAAGCGTTGGCTTTTGCAGCCTTTTTGCTCTCATCCGGGTTGAATAACTCGAGATAGGGCGAGCGTTGGCTTAGTGGCCTATTTACTCTCATCTGGGTTGAATAACTCGGGATAGGGCGAGTGTTCTTTTACTCTCATACAGGTTGAATAACCTGGGATAGGGCGAGCGTAGGCTTAGTGGCCTGTTTAATCTCATCCGGGTTGAATAACTCGGGATAGGGCGAGCGTAGGCTTTGTCAGCCTGTTTACTCTCATCTGGGTTGAATAACTCGGGATAGGACGACTGAAGGCTTAGTGGCCTATTTGCTCTCATccaggttgtgaaaacaacttgGGATAGGATGAGTGTTCTTTTACTctcatccaggttgaataacctgGATAGGGCGAGTGTTTATTTACTctcatccaggttgaataacctgGAATAGAGCGAGTGTTCATTT
Proteins encoded in this region:
- the LOC136506027 gene encoding cytochrome P450 71A1-like, giving the protein MDLSPFLALLPIALLSLVFFFSTGRKATLSHGDGRRSLPPSPSGFPLVGHLPLLGSLPHRTLRAMARTHGPVMLLRLGRVPIVVASVRIASSAAAVQEAMNARDVAFAGLYRGPMVERLFYGCDMAFAPYGEHWRQARRVCVLHLLSQRCVLSFQRVHQQETATLLDRVRGAGLDDAVNLSHLLVVYSSVILLRAAFGNDSSYGLDGEGKILRKLLVDVEELLGLGTLGEVVPWLAWVDSMRGVHAKATWMFHALDGFLERGIADHRMRCRGGWREGDGGDDDSHRSFVSVLMDVKEEEAGGTLFDTVAVKAIILDMFLAGSSTTASIVEWAMAELINHPDEMRMLQEEIRMVIHGGGDNQVTEDHLGKLRHLKPVLKETLRLHMPSPLVLRETVEDTELLGYHVPACTRVIIDVGAISQDPATWERAEEFLPERWFGDDGGPLAAVAGHDFTFLPFGGGRRGCPGAGFGMASVDLVLTSLLYHFDWELPAGGASTVDMDEVGGLAVRLKKPLRLVVKPWSP